The Antedon mediterranea chromosome 11, ecAntMedi1.1, whole genome shotgun sequence genome window below encodes:
- the LOC140063068 gene encoding kelch-like protein 9 — MNLSNNQHLSQKSFISDRAPRYSTKRGLLALTTGTGTGPGNTLTAVSRHGVATCSHEESSKYRPRIYHNGIHHWKDEWPDKATAAQSKHSCECSQASAVLHVMAELWKEKQLNDVVLAVDIKKIGAHKLVLSACSDFFRQMFTKDSEDELFEYSLHGIEYETLSVLLEFIYTTKLHVSFNNVEELLKAADYLKINLAIEICCHYLNDNLCRETCLKTLSLISNFENMPDIEEAACKVIATNFLFVTKSEDFNFLPYKSLLLLISRDDLIVDSELQVFEAVMSWINVDDTRLKYALNLLENVRLPMIKPPDLVDHVEPKILRFPLCEELLKEALHYHCLPLRQSILQSPRTAPRSMLKIPTVVAVGGHPRLANEPVCQTIHYFNSITQNWSALTEMIQPRHHHAVVNLGGFLYIIGGRETTNKQDVPLKTAFRYDPRTDSWIQIADMKRARESFQVGVLDGKIYAVGGRVNDSVSLADVERYNPLSDEWEAVASLSSPRRCIAVQSHSKWIFAIGGSGNLKLSNKVERFDCTSNRWMLMSPLASSRFFAMLLPVGHFMYLIGGATVDTQGHLHCMSAVDKYHPATDTWTMSVTHLPTPRAEASGCVVKNRIYILGGYSWDSEKWLDSVECYDVKKDDWLELPNFPKAYTGMACCSVTLHKLP, encoded by the exons ATGAATTTATCAAACAATCAACATTTAAGCCAAAAAAGTTTCATCAGTGACAGAGCACCTCGTTATTCGACAAAAAGAGGCCTGCTAGCCTTAACAACTGGTACCGGTACAGGTCCGGGAAATACACTTACAGCTGTAAGTCGACATGGCGTGGCCACCTGTTCTCACGAGGAAAGCAGTAAATACAGACCACGAATTTACCACAATGGCATACATCACTGGAAAGACGAATGGCCAGACAAAGCGACTGCAGCACAAAGCAAACATTCCTGCGAGTGTAGTCAAGCATCTGCAGTTCTTCACGTGATGGCTGAGTTATGGAAAGAAAAGCAACTCAACGACGTAGTACTTGCTGTAGATATAAAGAAAATTGGCGCGCACAAGTTGGTATTGTCTGCTTGCAGTGATTTCTTCCGCCAAATGTTTACAAAAGATTCCGAAGATGAGTTGTTTGAGTATAGTCTACATGGCATTGAGTATGAGACGTTAAGTGTGCTCCTTGAATTCATTTACACGACTAAACTCCACGTTAGCTTCAACAATGTCGAAGAACTGTTAAAAGCCGCAGATTACCTAAAGATAAACTTGGCGATTGAAATATGTTGTCATTACCTGAACGACAACTTGTGTCGTGAAACTTGTTTGAAAACACTGTCGTTAATTTCAAACTTTGAAAATATGCCAGATATCGAAGAAGCGGCTTGTAAAGTCATCGCTACTaactttttatttgtaactAAAAGTGAAGATTTCAATTTCCTTCCTTACAAGTCTCTGTTGCTATTAATATCAAGAGACGATCTTATTGTGGATAGTGAGTTACAGGTGTTTGAAGCTGTTATGTCATGGATTAATGTGGATGATACGCGTCTGAAGTACGCACTTAATTTACTTGAGAATGTTCGTCTGCCTATGATCAAACCGCCAGATTTGGTTGACCATGTGGAACCAAAGATTTTGAGGTTTCCACTATGCGAAGAACTTTTGAAAGAAGCACTGCACTATCATTGTCTTCCTCTTCGACAGAGTATTCTGCAGTCTCCAAGAACAGCTCCAAGGTCGATGCTAAAGATTCCGACGGTTGTGGCAGTTGGTGGCCATCCAAGACTGGCCAACGAGCCAGTGTGTCagacaatacattattttaattcaattacaCAAAATTGGAGTGCGTTGACAGAAATGATACAGCCAAGGCATCATCATGCTG TGGTAAATCTTGGTGGTTTCCTGTACATAATCGGTGGCCGAGAGACAACTAACAAACAAGATGTGCCACTCAAAACGGCATTTCGTTATGATCCGCGTACGGATTCCTGGATCCAAATTGCAGACATGAAACGAGCTCGTGAAAGCTTCCAAGTGGGCGTATTGGATGGGAAGATTTATGCTGTTG GTGGGCGAGTAAACGATAGTGTATCTTTAGCGGATGTCGAACGTTACAATCCACTATCTGATGAGTGGGAGGCAGTAGCATCATTGAGCTCACCAAGACGATGCATTGCTGTCCAGTCACATTCTAAGTGGATATTTGCAATTGGAGGTTCAG gaaATCTAAAGTTATCAAATAAAGTAGAAAGGTTTGATTGCACCAGTAACCGATGGATGTTGATGTCTCCACTTGCGTCTTCGCGATTCTTTGCCATGCTACTTCCTGTCGGACATTTTATGTACTTAATCGGTGGAGCCACTGTGGACACCCAAGGCCACTTACACTGTATGTCTGCGGTTGACAAATACCATCCGGCTACAGATACATGGACCATGTCAGTCACTCACCTCCCGACCCCACGGGCAGAAGCGTCTGGATGTGTTGTTAAGAATCGAATATACATTCTTGGAGGATACAGCTGGGATTCAGAGAAGTGGTTAGATTCTGTGGAGTGTTATGACGTGAAGAAAGATGATTGGTTAGAACTTCCCAACTTTCCAAAAGCTTACACGGGAATGGCTTGTTGTTCAGTGACGTTGCATAAATTACCATGA
- the LOC140062950 gene encoding tubulin polyglutamylase complex subunit 2-like, with protein sequence MSDSSGLPPDLFDRLTLSVVKSLEKRLGVSDICLKEIPAAERHLVLSWEQRNSCILPDDLKRFYLTSNGFHLQWCVKFEDQPFHLGLMEINPIEKVAKLAGGRNTSNLPSLADVDYNTDDDDETEYLSHGRKQPHFDLRSRVFELDPCNGYGKTCLVYNNTTQGVPATDSDIWFLDRSLHWHFIADTFSQYFRLMIMNLGLPLWHFTLTDIGLPNHAQQWFYMYAPLQLNVEVHQESKKSSTNKNLEEVSNKIDVNKVFKGKSDKKSKSLASVTSKKKTSSSKLASVRATLSSKVR encoded by the exons ATGAGTGACTCTTCCGGTTTACCTCCTGATCTCTTTGATCGACTAACCCTGAGTGTAGTTAAATCATTAG AAAAAAGACTAGGAGTATCAGACATATGTTTGAAAGAGATACCAGCTGCAGAGCGCCACCTTGTGTTATCGTGGGAACAGCGCAACTCATGCATTCTACCAGACGATCTTAAAAGATTCTATTTAACATCAAATGGATTTCATCTGCAGTGGTGTGTTAAATTTGAAG ATCAACCATTTCATTTGGGACTTATGGAAATAAATCCAATTGAGAAAGTTGCGAAACTCGCAGGTGGAAGGAACACATCAAATCTGCCCTCACTAGCAGACGTTGATTACAacactgatgatgatgacgagACAGAGTATCTGAGTCATGGAAGAAAACAGCCGCATTTTGATCTACGTAGTCGTGTGTTTGAACTAGACCCTTGTAATGGCTATGGAAAAACATGTTTAGTTTACAACAATACAACACAAG GTGTACCAGCCACTGATTCCGACATCTGGTTTCTGGACCGTTCTCTTCATTGGCACTTTATAGCAGATACATTCAGCCAATACTTCCGATTAATGATCATGAACCTGGGCCTGCCTTTATGGCATTTTACTCTCACTGATATTGGCTTACCAAATCATGCGCAG cAATGGTTTTACATGTATGCACCTCTGCAATTAAACGTAGAAGTTCATCAAGAGTCAAAGAAAAGTTCTACAAACAAGAACTTGGAAGAAGTGAGCAATAAAATAGACGTCAATAAAGTGTTCAAAGGGAAGAGTGACAAAaa ATCAAAGTCATTAGCATCTGTTACATCTAAGAAGAAGACATCTTCGTCAAA GTTAGCAAGTGTGAGAGCGACATTATCATCAAAAGTAAGGTAG
- the LOC140062949 gene encoding STAGA complex 65 subunit gamma-like, translating into MNSLWGELPPAKSGSKFMDVKLSFTKLQPLHLDVSHLQQPSTRKQPTLLHPDLCRPDYISLHTIQLLKHNQQLKNANGQLSHAEKIDIERRTPNIPPSPVLGSIKVANKMETSENRSLPLLHDEGTIRIDDSVTRQLLRRAVATISAHSGFEMCQESALECLTDLLHEYYLKFCKRLRLAVDREAMYGTTSFQDVLTDVFKDSNIENTEVLYQFWKTRIKDYHDFIERKNNKLQDQYQSLINPIRHPVEPSSRVNQEPCSDIQFSDNFPDLLDQLPDASTPGITFQNLTALEMEENTRTAASTSEDNDAAQWLEGQIKLENADKDSSANDSTDRNSQNDSDSLTLGPSPSGSSNLDALSPVSVGNPRKKRKK; encoded by the exons ATGAACAGTCTTTGGGGAGAGCTGCCTCCGGCAAAATCTGGAAGTAAATTCATGGATGTGAAGTTGTCGTTCACTAAACTTCAGCCTCTACACTTGGATGTTTCTCATCTTCAACAACCATCTACACGTAAACAACCAACATT ACTGCATCCCGACTTGTGTAGACCAGACTATATTAGCCTTCACACAATCCAACTTTTAAAACATAATCAACAACTGAAAAATGCCAATGGACAACTGTCACATGCAGAG aaaATCGATATAGAACGAAGAACACCAAACATTCCTCCAAGCCCTGTGTTAGGATCAATAAAGGTTGCTAATAAAATGGAAACATCTGAAAATAG GTCACTACCATTATTGCATGATGAAGGCACGATTAGAATTGATGACAGTGTTACTAGGCAACTGTTGAGGAGAGCAGTTGCCACTATAAGTGCTCATTCAGGTTTTGAaa TGTGTCAGGAATCAGCATTGGAATGTCTAACAGATCTACTTCATGAATACTACTTAAAATTCTGCAAACGATTGCGATTAGCCGTGGATCGGGAAGCAATGTACGGCACGACAAGTTTTCAGGATGTTTTAACCGACGTCTTCAAAGATAGCAACATTGAAAATACAGAAGTGCTGTATCAGTTTTGGAAAACAAGAATTAAAGATTATCATGATTTCATTGAAAGAAAGAATAACAAATTGCAAGACCAATATCAAAGTTTAATT AACCCTATCAGACATCCAGTAGAACCATCATCCCG AGTAAACCAGGAACCATGTTCCGATATCCAGTTTTCGGACAACTTTCCCGATCTCCTTGATCAGTTACCAGATGCCAGTACCCCTGGGATAACCTTCCAGAATCTGACAGCACTAGAGATGGAGGAAAACACAAGGACGGCTGCTAGCACCAGTGAAGACAATGACGCTGCTCAGTGGCTGGAAGGGCAGATAAAACTTGAAAATGCAGACAAAGACTCAAGTGCTAACGATAGTACAGACAGAAATTCACAG AATGATAGTGATAGTTTGACCCTTGGCCCTTCACCTTCTGGGTCATCTAATTTAGATGCTCTTTCTCCAGTTAGTGTTGGTAATCCAAGAAAAAA gagGAAGAAATGA
- the LOC140062169 gene encoding DNA polymerase iota-like: protein MDCFYAQVEMILNPTLGDKPLGIQQKNIVVTCNYVAREQGVGKLSYVKDALKICPKLVLVSGEDLTKYREMSYKVTDYLLQFCPLVERLGFDENFIDVTNLVKDRQASNKTYDVKGHSYFEDKVPRMHCSCGCYERLAIGSHIASEMRAGLKESLGLTSCAGISHNKLLSKLVAGTHKPNQQTVLFPHQVDTLLLSLKSVQQIPGIGSSMSKRLAAMGIVSIQQLRTENLNSLQLEFGIQVATTIHNLSHGRDPSPVTQTGPPQSLSDEDSFIKCNSVEDARNRTREILRNLLQRLREDGRVPHTLRIAVRKFSKPKQWTRESRQCPFPDGVLQDSDSDKVIEKILDVAMNLFSKLVEISKPFHLTLISVCFTKLEDRSKKPSITTYFKKSTDGPAANQKIDILKTRSKKPSIDTYFKKPMQQHDPGKHSRTFEIKDIQKVNSFFQKTEENTMKKQKVNHSSSDNSSKISENRKLISELFSGQSISSKEQIVDNSILDLEYNSKKAILDDKEIKYVDTSKTSECPSSSKFENKDQVQHTARPTKMEDETNNSLDLESTPSDFNNDLPPNVDVSVFSQLPTSVQKELIENWKREKTKLQVKPRSKEVKKSIKEFFTTK, encoded by the exons ATGGATTGCTTTTATGCGCAAGTTGAGATGATCCTAAACCCAACACTCGGAGATAAGCCATTAG gaaTTCAACAGAAAAATATTGTTGTGACTTGTAACTATGTTGCTAGGGAACAAGGAGTTGGTAAGTTAAGTTATGTGAAAGATGCTTTGAAGATTTGTCCCAAGTTGGTTCTTGTAAGTGGAGAAGATTTAACCAAATATAGAGAGATGTCTTATAAAGTTACAG ATTATTTACTCCAATTTTGCCCTCTTGTTGAACGGCTTGGTTTTGATGAAAACTTCATTGATGTTACAAATCTTGTCAAAGACCGACAAGCTTCAAATAAAACATATGATGTCAAAGGTCATTCATATTTTGAAGATAAAG TTCCCAGAATGCATTGTTCTTGTGGTTGTTATGAAAGACTGGCCATTGGATCTCACATTGCATCTGAGATGAGAGCTGGGTTAAAAGAAAGTCTAGGTTTGACAAGCTGTGCTGGAATATCTCACAACAAACTTCTGTCAAAGTTAGTGGCTGGAACGCATAAACCTAATCAGCAGACAGTGCTCTTTCCACATCAAGTAGACACATTATTGCTTTCGTTGAAAAGTGTACAACAAATACCTG GAATTGGAAGCAGTATGTCTAAGAGGTTAGCTGCAATGGGGATTGTCTCTATCCAACAGCTACGGACAGAAAACCTAAACTCCCTACAACTAGAGTTTGGAATTCAAGTGGCTACAACCATCCACAACTTAAGCCATGGGCGTGATCCTTCTCCTGTCACCCAAACTGGACCTCCACAG TCATTAAGTGACGAGGATTCTTTCATAAAGTGCAACTCTGTCGAAGATGCTCGAAACCGAACAAGAGAAATCCTCAGAAATCTTCTTcaaag GTTGAGAGAGGATGGTAGAGTCCCTCATACGCTACGTATTGCTGTCCGAAAATTCTCTAAACCAAAACAGTGGACAAGAGAAAGCCGGCAGTGTCCATTTCCAGATGGTGTTCTTCAAGATTCTgattcag ATAAAGTCATCGAAAAGATTCTAGATGTTGCAATGAATTTATTTAGTAAGTTAGTGGAAATCTCAAAACCGTTTCATCTGACACTCATAAGTGTTTGCTTCACCAAATTAGAAGATCGTTCGAAGAAACCGTCAATAACTACATATTTTAAGAAATCTACAGACGGACCGGCTGCCAACCAGAAAATTGATATCTTAAAGACGCGATCAAAGAAACCTTCAATTGATACATATTTCAAGAAGCCCATGCAGCAACATGATCCTGGCAAACATAGCagaacatttgaaataaaagacaTTCAGAAGGTTAACAGTTTCTTTCAAAAAACTGAAGAAAACACAATGAAAAAGCAAAAGGTAAACCATAGCTCATCTGACAATTCTTCAAAAATCTCGGAGAACAGAAAACTGATTTCTGAACTCTTCTCTGGGCAGTCAATATCAAGTAAAGAACAAATTGTAGATAATTCTATACTTGACCTAGAATATAATTCCAAGAAAGCAATATTGGATgacaaagaaattaaatatgtCGACACTAGCAAAACTTCAGAATGTCCATCATCTtcgaaatttgaaaataaagatCAAGTCCAACATACTGCACGGCCAACAAAGATGGAAGATGAAACAAACAATTCTCTTGACCTCGAATCAACACCTTCTGATTTCAATAATGATTTACCACCAAATGTTGATGTATCAGTTTTCAGCCAGTTACCCACTTCTGTACAGAAAGAACTAATTGAGAACTGGAAACGAGAAAAGACAAAATTGCAAGTGAAACCAAGATCAAAGGAAGTAAAGAAAAGCATAAAGGAGTTCTTTACTACAAAATAG